From the Pseudodesulfovibrio alkaliphilus genome, one window contains:
- a CDS encoding PilZ domain-containing protein, translating into MTQAADSRQYKRLDIASVVLPFIGLRTSDFQPFQYMLVDVSQGGVGISIPRWLASRERLHMDDEINLHVPFSMDGNTLTIGSVVREQWHPGDEEQRIGLQLTRGAPDKYGVFFEVDSREIAIDLGGMRTLENILLRVIKDSVLLKRGVLIYLRHLSAYFSRLGEYTPEEYHAFRETVLGDIDQRVRGNMRYLQTLRQACLDRPKAGFETLDLEELRRAMEPELYLDLFRAALGDETASLYLRAIKDLEGRLFSNYNTMVMLYIGTL; encoded by the coding sequence ATGACCCAGGCAGCCGATTCCCGGCAGTACAAGCGACTCGACATCGCCTCAGTGGTGCTGCCCTTCATCGGGTTGCGCACCAGCGATTTTCAACCATTCCAATATATGCTTGTTGATGTGAGTCAGGGCGGCGTGGGCATATCAATCCCCCGCTGGCTGGCCAGCCGCGAGCGGCTGCATATGGACGACGAGATCAACCTGCATGTACCGTTTTCCATGGACGGCAACACCCTTACCATCGGCTCGGTGGTTCGTGAGCAGTGGCACCCCGGGGACGAAGAGCAGAGAATCGGCCTCCAGTTGACACGTGGTGCTCCGGACAAATACGGGGTGTTCTTTGAGGTGGACAGTCGAGAAATCGCCATTGATCTTGGTGGAATGAGAACCCTGGAGAACATTCTGCTGCGCGTGATCAAGGACTCCGTGCTGCTCAAGCGCGGTGTGCTTATCTATCTGCGTCACCTCTCGGCGTACTTCTCGCGTCTTGGCGAATACACACCGGAGGAATACCATGCCTTTCGAGAGACGGTCCTTGGCGACATCGACCAGCGCGTGCGGGGAAACATGCGTTATCTCCAAACGCTTCGACAGGCATGCCTTGATCGGCCCAAGGCCGGATTCGAAACCCTTGATCTTGAGGAGCTCCGTCGGGCCATGGAACCGGAGCTGTATCTGGACCTGTTCCGGGCGGCGCTGGGCGACGAGACGGCCTCGTTGTATCTGCGTGCCATAAAGGATCTGGAAGGCAGGCTCTTCTCCAACTACAACACAATGGTCATGCTTTACATCGGCACCCTGTAG
- a CDS encoding glycoside hydrolase family 26 protein, translated as MSAVRRRSGADGVRFLAALLALLAITTGCQSSPPPGFGLALHGEPSHEAIDSVRKTLGWPVSLVVFFVHWPADRQPAFPDQAIQTIRDAGAVPVITWEPMTVESGKETAVAASEILDGHWNDYIDAFAVSARDSGERIILRFAHEMNLSRYHWGGSGSEYGPQSPGRYRAMFRHIRERFLLQGADNVLFAFCPNAESLPHPVRDGADWNTASAYYPGDDAVDVLGMDGYNWGTTFTEQEHGWNSRFTAFAEIFSPLYEELRTLAPHKPVVVFETASVAQGGDKTAWIKDAVHTARSWGLAGLCWFDADKERDWRLTSGSDPAKLRPLVGIFAPRSDALDLPAREQRS; from the coding sequence ATGAGCGCGGTCAGGCGACGCAGTGGCGCGGATGGTGTCCGCTTCCTGGCTGCGCTGCTTGCGCTGCTTGCAATAACCACCGGCTGCCAGTCGTCTCCGCCTCCGGGGTTTGGCTTGGCCCTGCACGGTGAGCCCTCACACGAGGCCATCGACAGCGTACGCAAGACGCTGGGGTGGCCCGTTTCCCTGGTCGTCTTCTTCGTGCACTGGCCAGCCGACAGGCAGCCCGCGTTCCCCGACCAAGCCATACAAACCATCCGGGACGCCGGAGCCGTGCCCGTCATCACCTGGGAGCCCATGACGGTTGAATCAGGAAAGGAAACCGCAGTTGCCGCCAGCGAGATTCTTGACGGCCATTGGAATGACTATATCGACGCCTTTGCCGTGTCGGCCAGGGACAGCGGGGAGCGCATCATCCTGCGCTTTGCCCACGAGATGAACCTGAGCCGTTACCACTGGGGCGGAAGCGGGAGCGAATACGGCCCGCAAAGTCCAGGCCGATACCGCGCCATGTTCCGCCACATACGCGAGCGATTTCTTCTTCAGGGAGCGGACAACGTGCTCTTCGCCTTTTGTCCCAATGCGGAATCCCTGCCGCACCCCGTGCGCGACGGCGCGGACTGGAACACTGCCAGCGCCTACTATCCGGGGGACGACGCCGTGGACGTGCTGGGCATGGATGGCTACAACTGGGGCACGACCTTTACCGAGCAGGAGCACGGCTGGAACAGCCGGTTCACCGCCTTTGCCGAGATATTCTCCCCGCTCTACGAGGAGTTGCGCACCCTGGCCCCGCACAAGCCGGTGGTGGTCTTCGAGACTGCCAGCGTTGCTCAGGGCGGCGACAAGACCGCCTGGATCAAGGACGCCGTGCATACGGCCCGAAGCTGGGGATTGGCCGGGCTTTGTTGGTTCGACGCGGACAAGGAGCGCGACTGGCGGCTTACGAGCGGCAGTGATCCGGCCAAGTTGCGCCCCCTCGTCGGGATATTCGCGCCTCGCTCTGATGCGCTTGACCTGCCAGCCCGGGAGCAACGGTCATGA
- a CDS encoding glycosyltransferase family 2 protein yields the protein MATTSFSLLLGAAMVCIFLYLMVRTSLFIIADYHWTEKWLAMALLMAETFTMLHAFGYFLNIFHVLHSPRQERRIAMDRVPPLRSYPPVAIIVASYHEPLDVIEDTLTCFYNLTYPNKHIYFLDDTRYDKPGLDLADYRARVDDLCERIGVNLFRRPWRGAKAGMINDFLHYLHGNPPEGFTMTSFEDEPSAQDEKYIIVFDADMNPLPDFVEPLVAFMEDNPTLAFIQTPQYYTNFEFNRVARAAGLQQAVFYEYICEGKSLQDAMFCCGTNVIFNRQALWDVGGFEESSVTEDFATSLKFHEQGWSSAYLNKVCAFGMGPEDLGGYFKQQFRWALGTVGLFRTIVGAFFRNPRRMSASKWWEYFLSGTHYFVGWVLFVMMLCPVLFLFFNVPSYFAKPEIYFLFFVPYILLTLSLFLFSMSQRRYSFRELAQGILLQALCFPVYMKASLLGILGFRGTFGITPKAGATSLPLYALWLQVLLAVACYSAVWWGGLRLWYEGDNPLALLTNAFWCFYHFLLLSSIFWFNYPEEKRS from the coding sequence ATGGCCACCACCTCCTTTTCCCTGCTGTTGGGTGCGGCCATGGTCTGCATCTTCCTGTACCTCATGGTGCGAACCTCGCTCTTCATCATCGCCGACTACCACTGGACCGAGAAGTGGTTGGCCATGGCCCTGCTCATGGCCGAGACCTTCACCATGCTCCATGCCTTTGGTTACTTCCTGAACATTTTCCATGTGCTGCACAGCCCCAGGCAGGAGAGGCGCATCGCCATGGATCGCGTTCCGCCCCTGCGCAGCTACCCTCCGGTCGCCATCATCGTCGCCTCCTATCACGAGCCGTTGGATGTCATCGAGGATACCCTGACCTGTTTCTACAACCTGACCTACCCCAACAAGCACATCTATTTTCTGGACGACACCCGCTACGACAAGCCCGGTCTGGATCTGGCCGACTATCGCGCCCGCGTGGACGACCTGTGCGAGCGCATCGGCGTCAACCTCTTCCGCCGTCCCTGGCGCGGAGCCAAGGCCGGGATGATCAACGACTTCCTGCATTACCTGCATGGAAATCCGCCGGAAGGGTTCACCATGACCAGCTTTGAAGACGAACCCTCGGCACAGGATGAGAAATACATCATCGTGTTCGACGCGGACATGAATCCGCTGCCCGATTTTGTGGAACCACTGGTGGCCTTCATGGAGGACAACCCCACTCTGGCCTTCATCCAGACCCCGCAGTACTACACCAACTTCGAGTTCAACCGGGTGGCCCGTGCCGCCGGCCTCCAGCAGGCGGTGTTCTACGAGTACATCTGCGAGGGCAAGAGCCTGCAGGACGCCATGTTCTGCTGCGGCACCAACGTCATATTCAACAGACAGGCGCTGTGGGACGTGGGTGGGTTTGAGGAGTCCAGCGTCACCGAGGACTTCGCCACCTCCCTCAAATTTCACGAGCAGGGCTGGTCCTCTGCCTACCTGAACAAGGTCTGCGCATTCGGCATGGGTCCTGAAGATCTGGGCGGATACTTCAAACAGCAATTTCGCTGGGCGCTCGGCACCGTCGGGCTGTTCCGCACCATCGTGGGGGCCTTTTTCCGCAACCCGCGGCGCATGAGCGCGTCCAAGTGGTGGGAGTATTTCCTTTCCGGCACGCACTATTTCGTGGGCTGGGTGCTTTTCGTCATGATGCTTTGCCCGGTGCTGTTTCTTTTCTTCAATGTGCCCAGCTACTTTGCCAAACCAGAGATATACTTCCTGTTTTTCGTCCCTTACATCCTGCTGACCCTGTCGCTCTTCCTGTTTTCCATGAGTCAGCGTCGCTATTCGTTCAGGGAACTGGCCCAGGGCATCCTGCTTCAGGCATTGTGTTTTCCCGTGTACATGAAGGCGTCCCTGCTCGGCATACTCGGCTTTCGCGGCACCTTTGGCATCACGCCCAAGGCCGGAGCCACTTCCCTGCCCCTGTACGCTCTCTGGTTACAGGTTCTCCTGGCCGTGGCCTGCTATTCCGCCGTCTGGTGGGGCGGGCTGAGGCTGTGGTACGAAGGAGACAACCCCCTGGCCCTGCTCACCAACGCCTTCTGGTGCTTCTATCACTTCCTGTTGCTCTCCTCGATATTCTGGTTCAACTATCCGGAGGAGAAGCGTTCATGA
- a CDS encoding tetratricopeptide repeat protein translates to MPLAVTLAAVLWCLAPSLALAASLVSPRSAISDHEARHLLARLYSYSEATLVQAEAEYRRLIAQSPANSELSLELAEVLLRLGRQDEAKKLYLTLDLSAPRVAGGLGDALFASGRMAEAAEAYQRARDAGSQRPDLGLRLAQALAWSDQAERVAPLLAELHAQHPTDVEISLLYSRVLAQTGDTRRARAMLDQLAASAPDNAALLYELADLEAAQGHASAARKYAMQAVKADDTPQARLRLAQFMNLWGAFQQSASIRREYLATQGPDPQVALGLAETLASAQRYEEAEGVLRVGLTENPDDTAARLALARVKLQEKNGEAALVVLDPLARTGSDPRVDTLRAQALTLLGRYAEAVAIWKRLAHDDAAMLVELGMALEWEGDRQVAEDAFDRAYGLDPEYPPAHYYAVICRPDCDPAALSRELVHTEKDAADLTLWADLFSRDGYHAEAIACLEAALGHDPQFFPARMALAENLAYAGRFDESLKGLDVLATEFPDSSKILLTRARVLAWSRRYDEAITAFEALHAADPADPVPLREMARAAFWDKRAQHASEIFDRMLEPPVDEILAERLENELDAGRGDDQLARAAALARRSAHGGGIFLAYADLSDTDVARTHPMVFAELLPLYRIQHATALERRAKLAAFNRRFAPAMNDLTALTDLRPDNQEAWFDLAQTQCALGLCEEEAATYERLLKIDPQHSLAGQALERNKRRSAPWLRAGVDLWEEKGRGNLANMVRLRNDLQVSLPVQCNLRLDVTAHRWQEMPQGPSKQYSALGGTLGFSGVFNEWFSGQASWTAKRFGAGEPRDTDQYRTRLELNLRDAARLGFGYERVDEVANRFALLKGTQSDHFLVDARVPVGRRLDVEAGARHIEYSDNNSGEAAHLAVGYALTDHPRMFKVILRGDYRHTRFNSREISTAGTVTDIVHPYWTPQGYLAGSATLEWYQDLAEDFFCGAKRHFVDVRLTGGTGSDANNSIQLEAEWVLDITDHWGIEARGLMHRSQEWNANGFWTGVRYGF, encoded by the coding sequence ATGCCACTGGCAGTGACGCTTGCGGCGGTACTCTGGTGTCTTGCGCCGTCACTCGCGCTGGCCGCCAGCCTCGTTTCTCCGCGAAGCGCCATCTCCGATCACGAGGCCCGGCATCTGCTGGCCCGTCTTTACTCCTACTCGGAAGCCACGCTGGTCCAGGCTGAAGCCGAATACCGTCGTCTCATCGCCCAGAGTCCCGCAAACAGCGAACTCTCCCTGGAATTGGCCGAGGTGCTTCTTCGTCTGGGCAGGCAGGACGAGGCGAAAAAACTCTACCTTACCCTTGATCTGAGCGCCCCTCGCGTTGCGGGCGGACTTGGCGATGCTTTGTTTGCTTCCGGGCGCATGGCCGAGGCTGCGGAAGCCTACCAACGTGCCCGCGATGCCGGGTCGCAACGCCCGGACCTCGGCCTGCGGTTGGCTCAGGCATTGGCGTGGTCCGATCAGGCCGAGCGCGTCGCTCCGCTGCTGGCCGAATTGCACGCCCAGCACCCTACGGATGTGGAAATTTCCCTGCTCTACTCGCGAGTCCTCGCCCAGACAGGCGACACCCGGCGTGCCCGAGCCATGCTTGACCAGTTGGCGGCATCGGCTCCAGACAACGCCGCGCTCCTGTATGAACTGGCCGACCTGGAGGCTGCGCAGGGCCACGCCAGTGCGGCACGAAAGTACGCCATGCAGGCGGTGAAAGCGGACGATACGCCGCAGGCGCGTTTGCGGCTGGCGCAGTTCATGAATCTTTGGGGCGCTTTTCAGCAGTCCGCGTCCATCCGGCGGGAATATCTGGCGACACAGGGGCCGGACCCGCAGGTGGCCCTCGGCCTTGCCGAGACATTGGCCAGCGCCCAGCGGTACGAGGAGGCCGAAGGAGTCCTGCGCGTTGGCCTGACGGAGAACCCTGATGACACGGCGGCCCGGCTGGCCTTGGCCCGGGTCAAGTTGCAGGAAAAGAACGGGGAGGCCGCCCTGGTCGTGCTGGACCCGCTTGCCAGGACTGGGAGCGACCCCAGGGTGGACACATTGCGCGCCCAGGCTTTGACGTTGCTGGGAAGATACGCCGAGGCCGTCGCCATTTGGAAGCGGCTGGCCCACGACGATGCGGCCATGCTGGTGGAACTGGGCATGGCTCTTGAGTGGGAAGGTGACCGGCAGGTCGCCGAAGACGCCTTTGACCGCGCCTATGGTCTGGACCCGGAGTATCCCCCCGCACATTATTACGCGGTCATTTGCCGACCCGACTGCGACCCGGCGGCCTTGAGCCGTGAACTGGTCCATACTGAAAAAGACGCTGCCGATCTGACCCTGTGGGCCGATCTGTTTTCGCGGGATGGATACCATGCCGAGGCCATAGCCTGTCTTGAGGCCGCCCTTGGGCATGATCCCCAGTTCTTCCCGGCGCGAATGGCCCTGGCCGAAAATTTGGCCTATGCTGGCCGCTTTGATGAATCCCTCAAGGGACTCGACGTATTGGCAACCGAGTTTCCCGACAGTTCCAAGATTCTGCTTACCCGCGCCAGAGTGCTGGCCTGGAGCCGACGCTACGACGAGGCCATTACCGCCTTCGAGGCCCTGCATGCCGCCGACCCGGCTGACCCGGTGCCGTTGCGGGAGATGGCTCGGGCCGCCTTCTGGGACAAGCGCGCCCAGCACGCCTCGGAGATTTTCGACCGCATGCTCGAACCGCCGGTGGACGAAATATTGGCCGAACGACTGGAAAATGAACTGGACGCGGGCCGGGGTGACGACCAGCTAGCGAGAGCCGCAGCCCTTGCGCGTCGAAGCGCCCATGGAGGCGGCATTTTCCTGGCCTATGCCGATCTGTCCGACACCGACGTGGCCCGGACGCATCCCATGGTGTTTGCGGAACTCCTGCCCCTCTACCGCATCCAGCATGCCACGGCTCTGGAGCGACGGGCCAAACTGGCGGCCTTCAACCGGCGGTTCGCTCCGGCCATGAACGACCTGACCGCCTTGACCGATCTGCGGCCCGACAATCAGGAGGCGTGGTTCGACCTTGCCCAGACCCAGTGCGCGTTGGGGTTGTGCGAGGAAGAGGCCGCCACCTATGAGCGGCTTCTTAAGATCGACCCCCAGCACTCACTGGCCGGGCAGGCACTTGAAAGAAACAAGCGGCGCAGCGCTCCCTGGCTCCGGGCCGGGGTGGACCTCTGGGAAGAAAAAGGACGCGGCAATCTCGCCAACATGGTCCGGCTGCGCAATGACCTGCAGGTCTCCCTGCCGGTGCAATGCAACCTGCGGCTGGACGTGACCGCCCACCGCTGGCAGGAGATGCCGCAAGGCCCAAGCAAGCAGTACAGCGCCTTGGGCGGGACACTTGGCTTTTCCGGGGTCTTCAACGAATGGTTCAGTGGTCAGGCGTCATGGACGGCCAAGCGCTTCGGTGCCGGGGAGCCCAGGGATACCGATCAATACCGCACACGGTTGGAGCTGAATCTGCGCGATGCTGCCCGTCTTGGCTTCGGCTACGAGCGTGTGGACGAGGTGGCGAACCGCTTCGCCCTGCTCAAGGGGACGCAGTCGGACCACTTTCTGGTAGATGCGCGTGTCCCTGTCGGACGACGATTGGATGTGGAGGCCGGGGCTCGGCACATCGAGTACAGCGACAACAATTCGGGCGAAGCGGCCCACCTGGCTGTGGGCTACGCGCTGACAGACCATCCACGCATGTTCAAGGTCATCCTGCGCGGGGACTACCGCCACACCCGGTTCAACAGCCGGGAGATCAGTACGGCGGGGACAGTGACCGACATCGTCCACCCCTACTGGACCCCGCAGGGATACCTGGCCGGATCGGCCACTCTGGAATGGTATCAGGATCTTGCCGAAGACTTCTTCTGCGGGGCGAAACGCCATTTTGTGGATGTCAGGCTCACGGGCGGCACCGGCTCGGACGCCAACAATTCCATCCAGCTGGAAGCGGAGTGGGTGCTGGATATCACCGACCACTGGGGCATCGAGGCGCGCGGCCTCATGCATCGTTCGCAGGAATGGAACGCCAACGGATTCTGGACCGGAGTTCGTTATGGATTCTAG
- a CDS encoding tetratricopeptide repeat protein: MIRFFAVAFVLVLLFASDNIFAQINNPVPTSDRPTASRNVPDWQARLELGDLLSGAGRFGEAEVQYRKVLEQQPENEAARVRLARVLAWTGKGEEAIRLFTALPDSAMTSDDRMLIADHAIGSGQYDMAIRQLLAVLKSTPDNDNARLKLAEVYSWSDRLEESFEQYERLLERHPDDVQIRRKYAQALSWAGRNEDAIRELKRTLD; the protein is encoded by the coding sequence GTGATCAGATTCTTTGCTGTTGCATTCGTTCTCGTCTTGCTTTTCGCTTCTGACAACATCTTTGCCCAAATCAATAATCCCGTGCCGACATCCGACAGGCCCACGGCAAGCCGGAACGTCCCGGACTGGCAGGCCCGGCTTGAACTGGGCGACCTGCTTTCGGGCGCGGGCCGTTTCGGCGAGGCCGAGGTTCAGTACCGCAAGGTGCTGGAGCAGCAGCCGGAGAACGAGGCCGCGCGCGTCCGACTGGCCCGGGTCCTGGCCTGGACCGGGAAGGGCGAGGAGGCCATCCGCCTTTTCACGGCACTCCCTGATTCGGCCATGACCTCGGACGACAGGATGCTCATTGCCGATCACGCCATCGGCAGCGGCCAATACGACATGGCCATCAGGCAACTCCTGGCCGTATTGAAAAGCACCCCCGACAATGACAATGCCCGGCTGAAGCTGGCCGAGGTCTATTCGTGGAGCGACAGGCTGGAAGAATCCTTTGAACAGTATGAACGGCTGCTTGAGCGTCATCCGGACGACGTGCAGATCAGACGAAAATACGCCCAGGCGCTGTCCTGGGCCGGGCGGAACGAGGATGCCATCCGAGAGCTCAAACGCACGCTGGATTAG
- a CDS encoding tetratricopeptide repeat protein translates to MAGLMDAYGYEDEALTLLLRTVPERRSRDESMQLADLLRRQKRYDEALVEYDRLLAEDPANAEAALGRIETLGWAGDVETALPLARELVRARPDDRAARLVLARILSWSGRIDEAETEYRRLLGEEQ, encoded by the coding sequence ATGGCTGGGCTCATGGATGCTTACGGATACGAGGACGAGGCGTTGACACTCCTGCTACGGACCGTCCCTGAGCGTCGCAGCCGGGATGAGAGTATGCAGTTGGCCGATCTCTTGCGCCGCCAGAAACGCTATGACGAGGCTCTGGTCGAATACGACAGGCTTCTTGCGGAAGACCCGGCGAATGCCGAGGCCGCCTTGGGCAGAATTGAAACCCTGGGCTGGGCCGGAGATGTGGAAACCGCTCTGCCGCTGGCCCGCGAACTGGTCCGCGCCCGGCCTGATGATCGGGCGGCCCGCCTGGTTCTGGCCCGCATCCTGAGCTGGAGCGGCCGGATTGATGAGGCGGAAACCGAATACAGGCGGCTATTGGGGGAGGAACAGTGA
- a CDS encoding TetR/AcrR family transcriptional regulator encodes MRKKQKDIISAACDEFERHGYSGTGMQAIAEAAGVSKRTLYRYYASKTAVFSAIISHLRHSAGIERCPQYASDTPLREQLVDVVAAMLAHLNQAENIRLARIIIAETAKSPELGSVLAEVTDFSGSLPFKWILAAMEDGRLRKGAPEKALTYLAGLAKSTAFLPRLLFCSPPLTDQEIQTLAQEQADFFLCHYGT; translated from the coding sequence ATGCGCAAGAAGCAGAAAGACATCATCTCCGCGGCGTGCGACGAATTCGAGAGGCACGGGTACTCCGGCACCGGCATGCAGGCCATTGCCGAGGCTGCCGGAGTGTCCAAGCGGACGCTTTATCGGTACTATGCCAGCAAGACAGCCGTGTTTTCGGCGATAATCAGTCATCTCCGCCACAGCGCAGGGATCGAGCGGTGTCCGCAATACGCTTCGGATACCCCGTTGCGGGAGCAGCTCGTCGACGTTGTCGCCGCCATGCTTGCACATCTGAATCAGGCAGAAAACATCCGCCTGGCCAGGATTATCATCGCTGAAACGGCCAAATCCCCGGAGCTGGGGTCCGTTTTGGCAGAAGTGACCGACTTTTCGGGAAGCTTGCCGTTCAAATGGATACTGGCCGCCATGGAGGATGGCCGCCTGCGCAAGGGGGCCCCGGAAAAGGCGCTGACCTACCTCGCAGGGCTGGCCAAATCCACCGCCTTTCTGCCCCGGCTTCTCTTTTGCAGCCCGCCCTTGACAGACCAGGAAATACAGACATTGGCCCAAGAGCAGGCGGATTTCTTCCTTTGCCACTACGGAACCTAG
- a CDS encoding MarR family winged helix-turn-helix transcriptional regulator, with the protein MSVQQDTRVRMYERLRRIVEKHAAMDERPFRLSDTMALSPRDVRTIEFLSQKGTFNVTSVADHFRFTKSAASQLVNRLVRRGVVHKEISPHSDKEYHLRLTDAGLEAYRLVQAMDQDRLEAFLGKIDGFSRQQIETAGAVLEAVEKMMDERMEQSG; encoded by the coding sequence ATGAGTGTGCAGCAAGACACCAGGGTGCGGATGTACGAACGGCTCCGAAGGATCGTGGAAAAGCATGCGGCGATGGACGAGCGACCGTTTCGCCTCAGCGACACGATGGCCCTTTCCCCGCGAGATGTCAGGACCATCGAGTTTCTCAGCCAAAAGGGGACGTTCAACGTGACCAGCGTGGCGGATCATTTCCGATTCACCAAGAGCGCGGCCTCGCAATTGGTCAACCGCCTCGTCCGGCGTGGCGTGGTCCACAAGGAAATCTCCCCGCACAGCGACAAAGAGTACCATCTCCGGCTGACCGACGCGGGCCTGGAGGCCTACCGGCTTGTGCAGGCCATGGATCAGGATCGGCTTGAAGCATTTCTTGGCAAGATCGACGGCTTTTCCCGGCAGCAAATCGAAACGGCGGGCGCCGTGCTTGAGGCGGTGGAAAAAATGATGGACGAGAGAATGGAGCAATCCGGCTGA